A region of the Coriobacteriia bacterium genome:
CCGCACCCGAGCCTTCGGCTAGTGGTACTCGACGCGCACACCCGCGCCGACATGCACCAGGATGTACGAGCGTATCGTCACGCTGCGTCGCGGGGTCGCCGCGGTGTTGCCGAGCGCGTCGACCGCCCGCAGGCGCCACGTGTACGTCCCTACCGCCGGCCCGCCCGAATCGCGCGCGCCGTTCCAGACGAACGTGCGCGTCCCCGCCTGACAGCGGGTGCTGACCGTACGGACGCGCGTGCCGCTCGAGTTGTAAGCCTCGAAATAGACGTCGGCGTCCTTACTCAGCGTGTATCGGATGCGATAGTCGTCGAGGTAGCCGTCGCGCCGTATCGGGAAGAACGGCGACGGTCCGGCTGAGAGCACGCTCAAGCGAGGGGGCGTGTTGTCTACGCGGAAGTCGGCGGTCGAGCTCGCCACGTGCGGGCGCGCCGTGCCCGGACGATCGCCGATCATGTCGTAGACGCGTGCGGTGAACGAGTGCGTGCCGTTCGAGAGGGTCCGGGTGTTCACATTGACCGCGAACGGCGCGGTAGTGTCGCTCGCCACGAACGCGCCGTCGATCTCGAACCGGACCGCGGAGATACCGGCCGAGTCGAACGCGTCCACCGTGAACGCGTGGGTCCCGCTGATCACGCCGCCCGCCGGCGACATCGAGCGGATGACAGGGGTATCCGTGTCGACGTTGGCGTACCCGTACGTCCATGGTCCCGAATTGCCGGCGTAGTCGATACAACGAACGCCGATGCGATTCCTGCCAGCCTGGAGATCCTCGATCGAGACGCCTTGAGTTGGGGAAACTGAATAATCGCGTTCATTCACGAATGGCGGTTGACTAATGCCGTTGACGCTGACCTCCCATAGCGAGTCTCCGGATAGTGAATCGTAACGCCAATCGCGCCCGTAGTATCCGCCGTTCTCCCAGAAGAAATCCCTTCGGGTGTATTCCTGCCATGTGTTGTGGGACATCCAGCCGAATTGCGCATCGCCGACACCGCGTACCGCAGATGGGGGGGTGATATCCACCATAAAGGGAACGTAGCGGGCCCATTCTGTTGGAACCGAGGAATCGTCTCGCGAGTCCGCTGCTACGAGCAGCCACCACCAGCCTTCAACAGGGTCGACCATACCCGTGGTCCAGTAGGAGTGCGTCTGAGCTGCAAGCCATCCGCGCATGTCGACCACCTGGGAGGTCCAGGGCCCGCCATTTCCACCAGCGGTGGGAAATGGGAGCGGCGCATACGCAAGCGGAGGCCATAGTCCAGCCGCAGGATAAACTAGCGGGGGTGGAGGAGAGTTCTGTGCCGTCCATCGATATACCCCATATACGAAGCCAGCCGGGGGTGATTGTATTGGCGGACCGCTGATAATAGTCTCGTTATGCCACCCTTCATATGTGCTCCAGTCAATGATTGTATCTGTGGTAGGATTCGCCGTCGGTGCAGAGAACGTTACGTTTGGATAGACCGTGTTGATGACAAGAAAGAGTCCTTGGGCATCTGGGCTGGAATGATCGTTGATCATCGCATCGACCCAATAACTCGTGGAACCGGAGTCGGTCGCCAAAGCGAGCGCCGTGGTGCAGAACAACAGCGCCACGATGACGGCGCACAGGAGGATCCATCGGGTCCGGCCCCAAGACGAAGCGTTCATACCGCCACCCCTCACGACTGCGACGTGTGCTGCTCCAACACCGAAGACTCTAGCACAGCCCACCCGCTCAGACCCCGCACCGTCACGAACGTATCGTCACGCTGCGTCGCGTGGTCGCCGATGTGTTGCCGAAAGAGTCGACCGCCCGCAGGCGCCACGTGTATGTCCCCGCCGCGGGACCGCCCGAGTCGCGCGCGCCGTTCCACACGAACGTGCGTGTGCCGGCCTGGTAGCGGGTGCTGACCGAACGTACCCGAGTGCCGCTCGAGTCGTAGGCCTCGAAGATGACGTTCGCATCCTTGCTCAGAGTGAACCGGATGCGGTAACCGTCTCGGCGGATCGGGAAGAACGGCGATGGTCCGGCAGAGATCACGCTCATGCGAGGCGCGGTGTTGTCCACGCGGAAGTTGACGGTCGAGCTCGCCACGTGTGGGCGAACCGTGCCAGGGCGCGCACCGATCATGTCGTATGCGACGGCGGTGAAGGTGTGCGCGCCGTTCGCGAGAGTCCTCGTGCCCAAAGGGACGGAGAACGGTGCGGACGTGTCGCTAGCCACGAACGCGTTGTCGATCTCGAAGCGCACAGCAGAGACGCCAGCCCTATCGGTGGCATCGACAGAGAACGCGCGACGGCCGCCGATCACGCCGGACGCGGGTGTCATCGAGCGGATGACGGGCGTGTCGGTGTCGACGTTGGCGTACAAGCGCAGGGTGGACGCCGATCCATTGCCCGCGTAGTCGACCGTCCGGATGTCCACCGCGTTGCGACCAGGACGCAGGTTCTCGATCGCCACGGACGCGTACGGGTGGATCAGGCCGGGATGCCAGTTCCGGAAGGTTCTGACGAACAAGCCGTTCAAGTAGACATTCCATAGTGAGTCGCCGGACATCGCATCGTACGACCGTCCCATCGCGGCGCGGTTCACCCAGTAGAACTCCCGGCCGGCGTATTCCTGCCACGGCGGGTCGACGTAGTTGGTGGTGGTCGTCGACGGGGCTGAAGGAGCGGGCGGTGGGGTGATATCGATCCCGAACCTCACATGGGTGGTCACGCCCAGTACCGGGTCGTTGTGCACGAGAGGTCGCACGTGCAGGTACCAGACACCTTCGACTGGATCGCTCTGGCCCGTCACGGAATAGGGGACGACCTGGTAGGCGAGCCATCTGCGCATATCGATGATGCCGTTGGTGAGCGGGGCGGCGTTGCCCGGACCCATATATTCCACAGGAACGTGAGCGACTGGCGGCATTTGCGTGGGAAGCGGAAGTCCCGGGATCGTCTGAGACGAATGGTCGATCGTGTAGAGGTAACCATCCGGAGTGTCAAGGACAGCAGAGGTCTCCAGGGTCTGCGATGCCGCGAACGAGACATGTGGCGTCACGGTGTCGAGGAACGACCAACCGCCGTTGGGATCCGGGAAGTCATAGCCTTCCATCGTGACCCTCGCGGCGAACGTCGTCGCCATGGCTGGCGGCACCAAGCCGAGAAACAACGCCACGACGACCACGCACAGGAGGATCCATCGAATCCGAGCCCACGCTGCGAAGTTCATCATCCCACCCCTCAGACCGCCTCCAGGCGCTCCCGGACCGCGGTCGCCATGACGCCGCCATCGAACCGGGCGAGCCGCATGTACTCCGCGCCGGCGACGCGCGCGATCTCCCGAGCCGCGCCGAGGGACGCGATGCCCGCGTCGGTGTCGATGACGAGCGCGTTGACCCTCGATTCCTTCACGCGGACGGCCGCGTTGCGCGCATCGTCGCTGCCGAGCCCGTCGGAGAGAGCGACGTTCGCGCGGCCGTCGGTCACTACCACGAGCCACGGCACGACCTGCTGGTCGCGACGCCGCTCCGCGGCGAGCAACTCCAGTGAGCGCAGGATTCCGTGCGCGAGAGGAGTCGCGCCCCCGACGGGCATCGATCGCAGCTTCACCTGAGCGAGCTCGACGCTCGACGTCGGACCGAGGAGCACTTCGGCGGCGTCGCCCCTGAAGGAGACCACCCCGACGCGGTCGCGGCGCTGGTACGCGTCGACGAGCAGGTCGAGGACGGCGGCCTTCGTCACGTCCATCCGCGCCGACGCGCCCATCGAGCCACTCGCGTCGACGCAGAAGACGATACTCGCCCCGACGCGGCGCTTCCTCACCTTGTTCCGCACGTCCTCGCGCTCGACCTTGATCGCCATGTCTCCTTCGCGAGAGGCCTGGTGCGGTGCAGCGGCACGCAACGTCGCGTCGAACGCGACGTCGGGGGTATCGCCGTCGCGTAGCGCCTCCGAACGCGTGTAGCGTCCGCGATGGTCCCCCGCGGCCGTCTGCTGCCTGCGGCCCGCCTGCGACCGGCGCGTGTGGTCGAGCCCCACCACCAGGCGAGGCTGCTCGCAGATCGCCTCCTCGGCGACCGACGCGGCGCGTCCCGAGGTGTGCAGGGTCAAGAGAGCGGTCTCTCCGCTGCCCTCCCCCTCCGGGTCGGGCTGCGGCGCTCCCGAGTCGGATCCGTCCGGGCCCGTCGACGCCTTCGCGACCGCGGCCTGCAGGCGGCGCTCGTCGAAGACCTGATCCTCGAAGGGAGTGCGCCGCAGGCGGTGAGCGAGGACGAGAGGAGCGACCCGAGTGACATCCTCGATGGTCGCGGTGTCACGTCCCTCCAGCGCTGCGAGCGCGCATGCGGCGCGGGTCATCGTCAGGTCGGCGCGGTGGCCGTCCACACCCATCTCGGCGCAGATCGTCGCCACGACGAGCATCACGCGGTCGTCGGGCTCGCTCGCTCTCGCGACGGGACGGGCCGTCGCGATCCGTCCGCGGATACCGTCCTCGTCCACCTCCCACTCGCGTGCGAACGCCTCGGGATCGGACTCGTACGCTCCCCGGCGCCGTACGACCGCCACGCGGTCGAGCGGCTCGGAGAGTCCCGTGACGTCGACGCAGAGCCCGAAGCGGTCGAGCAGCTGGGGCCTGACGTCGCCCTCCTCGGGATTCATCGTCCCGACGAGGATGAAGCGCGCCGGATGCGAGAACGCGATCCCCTCTCGCTCGACGACGTTGACGCCCATCGCGGCCGCGTCGAGGAGCGTGTCGACGAGGTGGTCGTCGAGGAGGTTGACCTCGTCGACGTAGAGGATGCCGCGGTTCGCCTCCGCCAGCAGCCCGGGCTCGAAGCGGCGCTCGCCATGCTTCAGCGCATGCTCGAGATCGAGCGTGCCCACCAGCCGGTCCTCGGTCGCGGAGACAGGGAGGTCGACGAAGCGCGGTCTCGCGGCCGAGCGGGGCAGCGGTTCCTTGCGGGAGCGCTGCCGGCAGTCTTCGCACCACGAGCGCGGATCGCCGGGATCGCAGGCGTAGCGGCAACCGTCGACGACGTCGATCGGAGGCAGCAGCGCTGCGAGCGCACGGACCGCCGTCGACTTGGCGGTGCCCTTCTCGCCGCGGATGAGCACGCCGCCGACACGCGGATCGACGGCGTTGAGGAGGAGGGCGGATTTCAGGGTGTCTTGACCCACGATCGCACTGAACGGGAAGGTCTGCGCATGCCGTAGTGACACGGACGCCTCCGGACGTAGGTCGGCCTCTCCACATCATATAGTAGAGAGGCCGACGAAACCACCTATATATTGCGCTTCTAGACGGCCTTCCACTGGAAAGAACCGCAATCGGCAGGGGTCGCCTGCCCGCGCATGGGACACGTCCAACAGTAGACGCAGTCGTCACACGTGTAGGCCGAGAGCTCGCTGCCCTGGGCCGAGTATCCGACCGGCTCCTCGACAGGCGCTGCGGGTTCGGCAAGAGCCTCCTCGACGACGGGCTCCGCCGAGAGCTCCACGACGGGTTCGGGCTCCTCCTCGATGATCGCGGCGGCCCACGACGGGGCAGGCTCGACGTCGAGCGGCTCCGCGACGACCTCGACGGTCTCGACCGGCGGAGCGCTCTCCTCGACCGGCTCTTCGTCCGGTACTTCGACGGGAATGGTCTCCACTACGCCGAGCGGCTCGTGGACCGCATCGTCGGGTACGGGAGCACTCCACTCGCCGTCCATGATGACCGGCTTCGGTATGAAGACTTCCTCGTCGATGGGCGTGACGACCAGCGGCACGTCTTCGGCAGAGGACTCCTCCAGCGCGTCGAACGGCGAGACGGGCTCGGGGGGAACGGTCCCGGACTCCTCCATCGACACCGCTGCGCGGCGCAGTGCGTCCGCGAGTCCGTCGTCAGGCTCCTGCTCGACCTCGGGCTCGGCCTGCGGCTCCGGTTCGCCGGGGGCCTCCCAGGTCGTCGGCCGGTCGACCTGCATCAGGATCACCGGCACGGCCATGTCGAGATCCACGATGAACACCTCGACGTCGTCGAGCCTCGAGGGATCTCCTATCGCGAGGGCGGCGACCTCGTCCAGCGACTCCTCACGCGTGGCGAAGGGGCCTTCGGTGAGCAACCGCAGCACTCCGGTCATGCGGTTGCGGCCGATCAAGACGAACCTCATAGCGCACCCCATTCCGTGGATCCCGGCGGGCGTCGCGCGCGCCCGGCGTTCCCCATGCTAGCCGCGGCCTCAGCGGCGGGCAACCTCACGCGCACGACTCCCGCAGCGACTTCAGTCTGCGGAGGTTCTCCGCGTCCTTGACGGGCGCCTCACCCGGCATCTCCACGACAGCCGGGACGTCGGCGAGTCTCGGCTCGCAGACCATCGCCCGGAAGCCCCCGAGACCGATGGTGCCGTCCCCGATCCACGCGTGACGGTCCCGCGACGAGCCGGCGGGGAACAAGGAGTCGTTCGCGTGGACTAGACCGATCGCCCCGACACCGCAGGACTCCTCGAACGCGTCGAGCGTGCCATGCCATCCCTCGGCCGTCGAGAGGTCCGTGCCCGAGGCGTGGAGATGGCACGAATCGATGCACACGCCCGTCCCCAGGCCCGCGTCGACACGCGAGAGCACCGCGCCCAAGTCCATCGGGCCGGAGCCGAACGTCGTGCCCGCCCCGGCGGTGTTCTCGAGAAGAAGGCGGACCGGAGGCCGGTGAAGCGTCTCGGCGGCGGAGGCGGCGGCGCGCTCGACCGCGTCCGCTATGCGGACGGCTGCGGCGGGAGCGTCCTTCGCCGGGTCGGTCCCGAGGTGCGTCACGACGGCTTGCGCCTCAAGGACGGTCCCCCGCACGAGTTCGTCGGCGAGCGCGTGCCAGGATCGCTCCCACATGACATCGTCGCGCGAGCAGAGGTTGATGAGGTAGGAGGTGTGCACGAAGAGCGGACCGATCCCTTCGCGCCTGCGCGCGACGGCGAACGATGCCGCCGCATCTGCGTCGAGAGTAGCGCCGTGCCAGGCACGCGGGTTCTTCGCGAACGCTTGGATGCACTCGCAGCCGACGTCGCGGGCGTACGCCACCGCGGCGTCGTAACCTGCACCGATGCCGATGTGCGCCCCGAGAAGCATGCGTCCTCCCCCGTCCGGCGTCCGCCGCGTCACATGACTATCGTACACTCGGATCATGCCGAGGGACCCGGATACCACCTGGACCGCGCGAGCGGTCCTCCACGTCGACATGGACGCGTTCTTCGCCGCCGTCGAGCAACTCGACCATCCCGAGTGGCGGGGGCGTCCCGTCATCGTCGGCGGCTCACCCACTCGGCGCGGGGTCGTCGCGACCGCGTCGTACGAGGCCCGCGCGTTCGGCGTGCGTTCGGCGATGCCGGCCGCGGTCGCCGAGCGTCTGTGTCCGGACGCGGTATGGACGCGCGGGGACTTCGAGCGCTACGGCGAGGTCTCGCGCGCCGTACGCGCCATCCTGGGATCGTTCACTCCCTGGGTGGAGGTCGCCTCCATCGACGAGGCCTACCTCGACGTCACGCCCGACACGGCCGATCCGCGGGATCCCGTCTCCGTCGCCAGAGATATACGGGCCGCGGTCGACGCCTTAGGTGTCTCGTGCTCCGTCGGGGTCGCGACGTCCAAGACCGTGGCCAAGGTGGCGTCGGACGCGGACAAGCCGCACGGCATCACCGTCGTGCGCCCCGGCGAGGAAGCGGCGTTCCTCGCTCCGCTGCCCGTGCGGGCGTTGCCGGGCATCGGGTCGGTCACCGCCGAGCGACTGGAGAGGCTGGGCGTCCGCGCCTTGGGTGACCTTGCCGCTCTCGACGACGGCACCGCACGCTCCGCGCTGGGGCAGCATGGTCCGTCGATCGTCGCGCGCGCCCGTGGGATCGACGACCGCAGGGTCGGTGGTCGCGATGCGGCGAAGTCTGTCTCCGCGGAGAGGACGTTCGCGGCCGACCTCCGAGAGCCCCGGGACGTCGACTCCGCGCTCGTGTCGCTGGTCTCGCGCGTCGGCACGCGTCTACGGGCGAAGGGGCTTTGCGCCCGCACGGTCACGGTGAAGCTGCGATACGCGGACTTCACGACACGTACCCTGCGACGCACGCTCGCCGAGGCGACCGACGCCGACGCCGAGTTGCTCGCAGCCGCCCGGGCACTCGTGGCGGACGTGTGGACGCCTGGGGTGGGACTGCGCCTGCTCGGGATGGGCGGCAGCGGGTTCGCTTCGGCCGCTCGTCAGCTCGAGTTGCTCGAGGCACCGGGAGTGGACCCCGAGCGGCACCGCGCACTCGACGCAGGGCTCGACGCGGTGAGGCGCCGCTTCGGCGACGGTGCGGTCGTGCGCGGCGCGGAGAGACTGCGTCGGGATCGCTAGCTCCAACCGAGCAGAGGCAGGAGCCGGGCGAAGATCCCCCCGACCAGTAGCGCGACGCTTACGGTCAGCCCGACGATCGCCGCGGCGCGACGCCAACCCAGTTCGCCTGCGAGGACCGTCACCGTCGAGATGCACGGGATCGCCAGCGTGTTGACCAGCGCGTACACGAACAGGTCCGTCGGGCCCATGAACGCGAGCAGGTCTCCCGCGTGGCGCCCGACCGACGCGATAGCCAGCGTGGCCAACAGCTGGAGCGCCAACTCCTTTCGGAGGATACCGACGAGAAGTGTGAGGCCGGCGACCGCCGGGAGACCGAGCCAGACCTCGACGATGGGAGCTAGCGGAGCCGTGAGCCGGAAGAGCCATCCCGTCTCGTAGAGTCCGCCGAGCACCATGCTCCCCACCACGACTATGGGCGTCGCCACGACGAGGAACTCCGCGAACCTCCCCCACGCCTTGCGCAGCACGCCGCGCACCGAGGGCCGTCTGAACGGGAAGACCTCCATCACGAGTCCCCGTGGGCTGCCAGGCAGCATCCGTCCTAGGACGACCCCCACGGTCACCGTCACGATCGCGACGACCGCGAAGACACCGAGGGCGGGGCGCCACCCGATATAGCGTGCGACCGCTCCCAGGATGACCGCCGTTCGCGCCGAACACGGCACGAACGTCACGAGGGTCGCGGCGATCGTACGCTCCCGACGGGTGGGCAGGTCGCGCGTGGCGAGTACCGCGGGAACGTTGCAGCCGGCCGCGGCGACGAGCGGGACGATCGCCCGGCCGTGCAGGCCGACCCGATGCATAGTGCGGTCCGCGAGGAACGCGACTGCGTTCAGGTACCCGGAATCCTCAAGGATCCCGAGTAGGACGTAGAAGGTCAGGATGTACGGCAATCCGATGGCGAGCGACGCCTCGACCCCTGCGTCGAGACCCCACAGAAGCGTTTGAGCGAGAGCTCCGTCGCCTGCCACCGCGTGCACGGCGGCCTGGATCCCGGGCGACGCCAACGCACGCCACAGCGCGGAGAAGCCCGTCGCCATCGCATCTCCCGCCGCGAAGAGGAAGGCGAACAGCGAGGCGAGTACGGCTGCCAGGAGCGGGACGCCGGTGACCGGCGATGTGGAAGCGCGCCACAACCGCCCGAGGCCGCCAGCCCCCTCTCCGTCGGCCGTCGAGCATGCGGCGGAGAGTCTCGCGGCCGCGGCGTGACGCTCGCGAGCAAGCCTCACCGCGGGGCGCTCCCCCGCGATCATCCGCGACCGGTCCATCGAGGCGAGCACATCCGCTCCCCCGCTGTCGCCGGCGATGCGTTCGAGCAGTTCGGGAGCGCCCTCGAGCAGCAGGGCCGCGAGCGAACGGGCGGTCAACCCGTACGGCCGCTGAGACAGCGCGGCGCACGACGCCTCGACCGGGGCCACGACGCTTTGCAGCCATTCCCCGTGCTCGACGCCGC
Encoded here:
- a CDS encoding Ig-like domain-containing protein is translated as MNERDYSVSPTQGVSIEDLQAGRNRIGVRCIDYAGNSGPWTYGYANVDTDTPVIRSMSPAGGVISGTHAFTVDAFDSAGISAVRFEIDGAFVASDTTAPFAVNVNTRTLSNGTHSFTARVYDMIGDRPGTARPHVASSTADFRVDNTPPRLSVLSAGPSPFFPIRRDGYLDDYRIRYTLSKDADVYFEAYNSSGTRVRTVSTRCQAGTRTFVWNGARDSGGPAVGTYTWRLRAVDALGNTAATPRRSVTIRSYILVHVGAGVRVEYH
- a CDS encoding Ig-like domain-containing protein is translated as MMNFAAWARIRWILLCVVVVALFLGLVPPAMATTFAARVTMEGYDFPDPNGGWSFLDTVTPHVSFAASQTLETSAVLDTPDGYLYTIDHSSQTIPGLPLPTQMPPVAHVPVEYMGPGNAAPLTNGIIDMRRWLAYQVVPYSVTGQSDPVEGVWYLHVRPLVHNDPVLGVTTHVRFGIDITPPPAPSAPSTTTTNYVDPPWQEYAGREFYWVNRAAMGRSYDAMSGDSLWNVYLNGLFVRTFRNWHPGLIHPYASVAIENLRPGRNAVDIRTVDYAGNGSASTLRLYANVDTDTPVIRSMTPASGVIGGRRAFSVDATDRAGVSAVRFEIDNAFVASDTSAPFSVPLGTRTLANGAHTFTAVAYDMIGARPGTVRPHVASSTVNFRVDNTAPRMSVISAGPSPFFPIRRDGYRIRFTLSKDANVIFEAYDSSGTRVRSVSTRYQAGTRTFVWNGARDSGGPAAGTYTWRLRAVDSFGNTSATTRRSVTIRS
- a CDS encoding magnesium chelatase subunit D family protein, yielding MSLRHAQTFPFSAIVGQDTLKSALLLNAVDPRVGGVLIRGEKGTAKSTAVRALAALLPPIDVVDGCRYACDPGDPRSWCEDCRQRSRKEPLPRSAARPRFVDLPVSATEDRLVGTLDLEHALKHGERRFEPGLLAEANRGILYVDEVNLLDDHLVDTLLDAAAMGVNVVEREGIAFSHPARFILVGTMNPEEGDVRPQLLDRFGLCVDVTGLSEPLDRVAVVRRRGAYESDPEAFAREWEVDEDGIRGRIATARPVARASEPDDRVMLVVATICAEMGVDGHRADLTMTRAACALAALEGRDTATIEDVTRVAPLVLAHRLRRTPFEDQVFDERRLQAAVAKASTGPDGSDSGAPQPDPEGEGSGETALLTLHTSGRAASVAEEAICEQPRLVVGLDHTRRSQAGRRQQTAAGDHRGRYTRSEALRDGDTPDVAFDATLRAAAPHQASREGDMAIKVEREDVRNKVRKRRVGASIVFCVDASGSMGASARMDVTKAAVLDLLVDAYQRRDRVGVVSFRGDAAEVLLGPTSSVELAQVKLRSMPVGGATPLAHGILRSLELLAAERRRDQQVVPWLVVVTDGRANVALSDGLGSDDARNAAVRVKESRVNALVIDTDAGIASLGAAREIARVAGAEYMRLARFDGGVMATAVRERLEAV
- a CDS encoding deoxyribonuclease IV, with product MTRRTPDGGGRMLLGAHIGIGAGYDAAVAYARDVGCECIQAFAKNPRAWHGATLDADAAASFAVARRREGIGPLFVHTSYLINLCSRDDVMWERSWHALADELVRGTVLEAQAVVTHLGTDPAKDAPAAAVRIADAVERAAASAAETLHRPPVRLLLENTAGAGTTFGSGPMDLGAVLSRVDAGLGTGVCIDSCHLHASGTDLSTAEGWHGTLDAFEESCGVGAIGLVHANDSLFPAGSSRDRHAWIGDGTIGLGGFRAMVCEPRLADVPAVVEMPGEAPVKDAENLRRLKSLRESCA
- the dinB gene encoding DNA polymerase IV yields the protein MPRDPDTTWTARAVLHVDMDAFFAAVEQLDHPEWRGRPVIVGGSPTRRGVVATASYEARAFGVRSAMPAAVAERLCPDAVWTRGDFERYGEVSRAVRAILGSFTPWVEVASIDEAYLDVTPDTADPRDPVSVARDIRAAVDALGVSCSVGVATSKTVAKVASDADKPHGITVVRPGEEAAFLAPLPVRALPGIGSVTAERLERLGVRALGDLAALDDGTARSALGQHGPSIVARARGIDDRRVGGRDAAKSVSAERTFAADLREPRDVDSALVSLVSRVGTRLRAKGLCARTVTVKLRYADFTTRTLRRTLAEATDADAELLAAARALVADVWTPGVGLRLLGMGGSGFASAARQLELLEAPGVDPERHRALDAGLDAVRRRFGDGAVVRGAERLRRDR
- the feoB gene encoding ferrous iron transport protein B is translated as MTGPSSQDRPIRVAIAGNPNVGKTTLFNRLTGAGGATAHYAGTTLESLRATTMLGGRPADVVDVPGAYALSGSGRGPRAARGELLGADPDVVIAVVDATNLARNLILTLQILDLGVPVVVALNLVDEAGRAGIRVDPERLAASLETPVVLTVGTTGEGVELLASTTAGAAGSARDKGASGVEHGEWLQSVVAPVEASCAALSQRPYGLTARSLAALLLEGAPELLERIAGDSGGADVLASMDRSRMIAGERPAVRLARERHAAAARLSAACSTADGEGAGGLGRLWRASTSPVTGVPLLAAVLASLFAFLFAAGDAMATGFSALWRALASPGIQAAVHAVAGDGALAQTLLWGLDAGVEASLAIGLPYILTFYVLLGILEDSGYLNAVAFLADRTMHRVGLHGRAIVPLVAAAGCNVPAVLATRDLPTRRERTIAATLVTFVPCSARTAVILGAVARYIGWRPALGVFAVVAIVTVTVGVVLGRMLPGSPRGLVMEVFPFRRPSVRGVLRKAWGRFAEFLVVATPIVVVGSMVLGGLYETGWLFRLTAPLAPIVEVWLGLPAVAGLTLLVGILRKELALQLLATLAIASVGRHAGDLLAFMGPTDLFVYALVNTLAIPCISTVTVLAGELGWRRAAAIVGLTVSVALLVGGIFARLLPLLGWS